The following proteins are co-located in the Nilaparvata lugens isolate BPH chromosome 14, ASM1435652v1, whole genome shotgun sequence genome:
- the LOC120354169 gene encoding zinc finger protein 260-like, with protein MDGQGQDNSGSMTHSQHQGPDMDICDWPIYGPDEAEDIIEEKYQIQHNMDNQVVYLDHNYSKHRFEIIVLKPEVLIEEEEHQQHEGIVKEEEIQQENDTGIQIESIYSLSTDRLNCDPFIPEHMKVENVEESYETHSETLVDIEDNYSDTLFTHSESIRIPTGLCISNSVRQGGLSTINGSVDETLGNTSINDSDEDLNEVDLLIKNARKNVIDAASDSELTECQLCGEAFSNIRELNLHCRINTAGKQHKCKYCNYKTKNKANLIKHIRIHTGEKPYTCDFCDHKATNKSNLIQHIRIHTGERPYSCDFCDYKAYQKSDLTNHIKTHTGEGPFSCNLCDYKATAKSSLTKHLRIHTGERPYSCDLCDYKATVKSSLTKHLRIHTGVRPFSCDFCDYKATEKSPLTNHIKTHTGERPFSCDLCDYKATVKSSLTRHLRIHTGERPFNCDFCDYKATEKSHLTKHIRIHTGEKPYTCDFCDHKATNKSNLIQHIIRIHTGERPFSCDFCDYKAYQKSHLTNHIKTHTGERPFSCDFCDYKATAKSSLTKHLRIHTGERPYSCDLCDYKATVKSSLTKHLRIHTGVRPFSCDFCDYKATEKSPLTNHIKTHTGERPFSCDLCDYKATEKSSLTRHLRIHTGERPFNCDFCDYKATEKSHLTKHIRIHTGEKPYTCDFCDYKAKVKSSITQHLRIHTGERPFRCDFCDYKSTHKSTLNRHLRSHTKERP; from the coding sequence ATGGATGGTCAAGGTCAAGACAACTCAGGGTCAATGACACATTCTCAACATCAAGGACCAGACATGGACATCTGTGATTGGCCAATCTATGGACCAGATGAAGCTGAAGACATCATTGAAGAAAAGTACCAGATTCAGCATAACATGGATAATCAGGTTGTATACTTAGACcacaattattcaaaacatcGATTTGAAATTATAGTGCTAAAGCCAGAGGTTctgattgaagaagaagaacaccAACAACATGAAGGAATAGTGAAAGAAGAGGAGATTCAGCAAGAAAATGATACAGGCATACAGATTGAAAGCATCTATTCTCTTTCAACAGATAGACTGAACTGTGACCCCTTTATACCTGAACACATGAAAGTTGAAAATGTAGAAGAATCTTATGAAACACACTCAGAAACATTAGTGGATATTGAAGACAATTATTCTGATACATTATTTACACATTCTGAAAGTATAAGAATACCAACAGGACTATGTATATCAAACTCTGTCAGACAAGGAGGTTTAAGCACCATCAATGGATCAGTTGATGAAACTCTCGGGAACACCTCGATCAACGATTCTGATGAAGACCTCAATGAGGTGGacttattaattaaaaatgcaAGAAAGAATGTGATTGATGCAGCAAGTGATAGTGAATTAACTGAATGTCAGTTGTGTGGTGAAGCATTTAGCAACATCAGAGAATTAAATCTTCATTGTAGAATAAACACAGCTGGGAAACAACATAAGTGCAAGTACTGTAactacaaaacaaaaaataaagcAAATCTCATCAAACATATAAGGATTCACACTGGTGAAAAACCCTATACCTGTGATTTTTGTGACCACAAGGCAACAAACAAATCAAATCTCATCCAACATATAAGGATTCACACTGGAGAGAGACCCTACAGCTGTGATTTCTGTGACTACAAAGCTTATCAGAAATCTGATCTCACCAATCATATAAAGACTCACACTGGAGAGGGACCCTTCAGTTGTAATCTCTGTGACTACAAAGCAACAGCGAAATCATCTCTCACCAAACATTTAAGGATTCACACTGGAGAGAGACCCTACAGCTGTGATCTCTGTGACTACAAAGCAACAGTGAAATCATCTCTCACCAAACATTTAAGGATTCACACTGGAGTgagacccttcagctgtgatttttgtgactacaaagcaaCAGAGAAATCACCTCTCACCAATCATATAAAGACTCACACTGGAGAGAGACCCTTCAGTTGTGATCTCTGTGACTACAAAGCAACAGTGAAATCATCTCTCACCAGACATTTAAGGATTCACACTGGAGAGAGACCCTTCAACTGTgatttttgtgactacaaagcaaCAGAGAAATCACATCTCACCAAACATATAAGGATTCACACTGGTGAAAAACCCTATACCTGTGATTTTTGTGACCACAAGGCAACAAACAAATCAAATCTCATCCAACATATTATAAGGATTCACACTGGAGAgagacccttcagctgtgatttctGTGACTACAAAGCTTATCAGAAATCTCATCTCACCAATCATATAAAGACTCACACTGGAGAGAGACCCTTCAGTTGTGATTTCTGTGACTACAAAGCAACAGCGAAATCATCTCTCACCAAACATTTAAGGATTCACACTGGAGAGAGACCCTACAGCTGTGATCTCTGTGACTACAAAGCAACAGTGAAATCATCTCTCACCAAACATTTAAGGATTCACACTGGAGTgagacccttcagctgtgatttttgtgactacaaagcaaCAGAGAAATCACCTCTCACCAATCATATAAAGACTCACACTGGAGAGAGACCCTTCAGTTGTGATCTCTGTGACTACAAAGCAACAGAGAAATCATCTCTCACCAGACATTTAAGGATTCACACTGGAGAGAGACCCTTCAACTGTgatttttgtgactacaaagcaaCAGAGAAATCACATCTCACCAAACATATAAGGATTCACACTGGTGAAAAACCCTATACCTGTgatttttgtgactacaaagcaaAAGTAAAATCATCTATCACCCAACATTTGAGGATTCACACTGGAGAGAGACCCTTCAGATGTGATTTCTGTGACTACAAATCAACACATAAATCAACTCTCAACAGACATCTGAGGTCGCACACTAAAGAAAGACCCTAG